A window of the Cystobacter fuscus genome harbors these coding sequences:
- a CDS encoding AI-2E family transporter, whose protein sequence is MRGLVHVADADIESSIGQPSQVTLKTAFTVCFAVLAVAVFAVLIVKTEAALILTGLAALFAMALDHLVSLLVQRARFKRRSAIAVVLAAVLVVLTTLALIVIPAAITQGEALANEAPELIEKVRSSRLFKLVDQRFNVVAQLQPKEQGPAGLASGALPPILTAVTGAFSLVGATITVIFLMVFMLVFGPGLVQRILSQALPERRPRYERVLEKVYSATGGYLSGLTLICSINALLTSTCLALLGMPFFLPLGIASGFSSLVPYAGPIVAGGFVTLLTLATAGVWKALLVFVYFVLYGVTEGNVLAPLVFRRTVHVNPLLTLFAVVFFGELAGIIGAVMAVPLMATSQIILRELLLIRREKLGDRVPVP, encoded by the coding sequence GTGAGGGGGTTGGTACACGTGGCGGACGCGGACATCGAGTCGTCGATCGGACAACCGTCTCAAGTCACCCTCAAGACCGCCTTCACCGTCTGCTTCGCGGTGCTCGCGGTGGCCGTGTTCGCGGTGCTCATCGTCAAGACGGAGGCGGCGCTCATCCTCACGGGACTCGCCGCCCTGTTCGCCATGGCGTTGGATCACCTCGTGAGCCTGCTCGTGCAACGCGCGAGGTTCAAACGGAGGTCCGCCATCGCCGTGGTGCTCGCCGCGGTGCTGGTCGTCCTGACGACGCTCGCGCTGATCGTCATTCCGGCCGCCATCACCCAGGGCGAGGCGTTGGCCAACGAGGCACCGGAGCTCATCGAGAAGGTGCGCTCCTCGCGGTTGTTCAAGCTGGTGGATCAGCGCTTCAACGTCGTGGCTCAGCTCCAACCCAAGGAACAGGGCCCCGCCGGGCTGGCCTCGGGCGCGCTGCCGCCCATTCTCACCGCCGTCACCGGGGCCTTCAGCCTGGTGGGCGCGACCATCACCGTCATCTTCCTGATGGTGTTCATGCTCGTCTTCGGCCCGGGGCTCGTCCAGCGGATCCTCTCGCAGGCGCTGCCCGAGCGCCGGCCCCGTTACGAGCGCGTCCTGGAGAAGGTGTACAGCGCGACGGGCGGCTACCTGAGCGGCCTCACCCTCATCTGCAGCATCAACGCCCTGCTGACCTCCACGTGCCTGGCCCTGCTCGGCATGCCCTTCTTCCTGCCCCTGGGCATCGCGAGTGGCTTCTCCAGCCTCGTGCCCTACGCGGGGCCCATCGTCGCGGGCGGCTTCGTCACCCTGCTGACGCTCGCCACGGCGGGTGTCTGGAAGGCACTGCTCGTCTTCGTCTACTTCGTCCTCTACGGGGTGACGGAGGGCAACGTGCTCGCGCCCCTCGTCTTCCGGCGCACGGTGCACGTCAACCCGCTGCTCACCCTGTTCGCCGTGGTCTTCTTCGGGGAGCTCGCCGGCATCATCGGCGCGGTGATGGCGGTGCCGCTGATGGCGACCTCGCAGATCATCCTGCGCGAGCTGCTGCTCATCCGCCGCGAGAAGCTCGGCGATCGCGTGCCCGTGCCCTGA
- a CDS encoding alcohol dehydrogenase, whose product MSAATYRAVQALGGGRLELVERPLPRPGPGQVLLTVEACGICHTDALTVEGGFPGLEYPRVPGHEVVGHIAAVGERVAARWKVGQRVGVGFLSGRCGECESCRRGDFVNCASQPLTGIHFDGGYAEAMIADQHGLVAIPEEFSAVDAAPLLCAGVTTFNALRKSPARQGDLVVIQGIGGLGHLGIQFARHMGYRTVAIARGAGKKAMALELGAHHYIDSAAEDPAKALQALGGASVIVATASSPASMGPLLGGLKSQGRLVIVGAGAEPLQVPVTELLFGERSISGSNTGSPVEAEDMLNFSLLRDIRARIETLPLARAAEGYAKMMRNEARFRMVLTTGVK is encoded by the coding sequence ATGTCCGCAGCTACCTATCGAGCGGTTCAGGCCCTGGGTGGAGGCAGGTTGGAGCTCGTGGAGCGCCCGCTGCCCAGGCCCGGCCCCGGGCAGGTCCTCCTCACGGTCGAGGCCTGCGGCATCTGTCACACCGACGCGCTGACGGTCGAAGGTGGCTTTCCGGGACTCGAGTACCCCCGGGTGCCAGGGCACGAGGTGGTGGGCCACATCGCCGCGGTGGGCGAGCGGGTCGCCGCGCGTTGGAAGGTGGGCCAGCGCGTGGGCGTGGGCTTTCTGTCCGGGCGCTGTGGGGAGTGTGAGTCCTGCCGCCGGGGCGACTTCGTCAATTGCGCCAGCCAGCCGCTCACCGGCATTCATTTCGATGGCGGTTATGCCGAGGCGATGATCGCCGATCAGCATGGCCTGGTCGCGATTCCCGAGGAGTTCAGCGCGGTCGACGCGGCGCCGCTGCTCTGCGCCGGCGTCACGACCTTCAATGCGTTGCGCAAGTCGCCGGCACGGCAGGGCGATCTGGTGGTCATCCAGGGGATTGGCGGACTCGGGCATCTCGGAATCCAGTTCGCCCGCCACATGGGCTATCGCACCGTGGCGATCGCGCGCGGCGCGGGCAAGAAGGCGATGGCGCTGGAGCTGGGCGCCCACCACTACATCGACAGCGCGGCGGAGGATCCGGCGAAGGCGCTCCAGGCGCTCGGCGGCGCGAGCGTCATCGTCGCCACCGCCTCCAGTCCGGCGAGCATGGGGCCCCTGCTGGGAGGGTTGAAGAGCCAGGGGAGGCTGGTGATCGTCGGCGCGGGCGCGGAGCCGTTGCAGGTCCCCGTCACCGAGCTGCTGTTCGGCGAGCGTTCCATCTCGGGCAGTAACACGGGTTCCCCGGTCGAGGCCGAGGACATGCTGAACTTCAGCCTGCTGCGGGACATCCGCGCCCGGATCGAGACCCTGCCGCTGGCGCGGGCGGCGGAAGGCTACGCCAAGATGATGCGCAACGAAGCGCGCTTCCGCATGGTGCTGACCACCGGCGTCAAGTGA
- a CDS encoding type VI immunity family protein: MRHPNERIAPAVLRALQIIREQIHPYQLAWYDAGEGQLDPLDDSAWERLRMRALKPEPDPSAYLVLDGESMRVDELRVHYVGFDVCPPPLSAHKNEASVLYVRLPTEFLEERGADRVRALALDLAAELPFNSGYVDFVLCSDGFRSGEALKLIRPRYPGVHLAVSRARLRMNTWVDGVHWMNFLGEPVLGKIGGMPGLRAHLALPGISLQEMSGDRVLITLGEQPEVGDVEAGQTLPLHRALARLLQPHLYHSDLDDLYPTTEELLRWERRFLD; the protein is encoded by the coding sequence ATGCGGCACCCCAACGAGCGAATCGCTCCCGCCGTCTTGCGAGCTCTACAAATCATTCGCGAACAGATACACCCCTACCAACTCGCCTGGTATGACGCAGGCGAGGGACAACTCGATCCACTCGACGACTCCGCATGGGAAAGGCTCCGCATGCGAGCATTGAAGCCAGAACCAGACCCGTCGGCATATCTGGTACTGGATGGCGAATCCATGAGAGTGGATGAGCTCCGCGTGCACTACGTGGGGTTTGATGTCTGCCCACCTCCCTTGTCAGCGCATAAGAACGAAGCAAGCGTCCTGTATGTGCGACTCCCCACGGAGTTCCTGGAGGAACGAGGCGCGGACCGGGTCCGTGCCTTGGCCCTCGATCTGGCCGCGGAACTCCCCTTCAACTCGGGGTATGTGGACTTCGTCCTCTGTTCGGACGGCTTTCGTTCTGGCGAGGCCCTCAAACTCATCCGGCCGCGCTACCCGGGAGTGCACCTCGCCGTGAGCAGGGCGAGACTTCGCATGAACACCTGGGTGGACGGGGTGCACTGGATGAACTTCCTCGGGGAGCCCGTGCTCGGGAAGATCGGCGGCATGCCCGGTCTGCGCGCGCACCTGGCACTCCCGGGTATCTCCCTCCAGGAGATGAGCGGAGACCGGGTGCTCATCACCCTGGGAGAGCAACCGGAGGTCGGAGACGTGGAGGCGGGCCAGACGCTCCCCCTGCACCGCGCGCTCGCCCGGCTCCTCCAACCCCACCTGTATCACAGTGACCTGGATGACCTCTACCCGACCACCGAGGAACTACTCCGCTGGGAGCGCCGCTTCCTGGACTGA
- a CDS encoding glycosyl hydrolase, whose translation MNLSATLSPLFTRKRFPRLMTAAAVLALSAACGGPLEETASLDDAPGTLEGTLAGALTSRTGTVYIRFAHEMNGNWYPWKVTSSDATSFITAWKRYRALQKEIFPAAKLVFNVNRESVSSGIDWRKTFPGAAYVDVMGVDYYNQYPYVATVTDWNNAIQQTDGYGAPKGLARHLEFARSVGLPLSISEWSGNADNGDSPLFIEQMHNFFKVNGGTGAGKVLYEVLFNVDRDNRRWILNPNTRMPNSAARYVQLF comes from the coding sequence ATGAATCTGTCGGCCACCCTGTCCCCTCTCTTCACTCGAAAGCGCTTCCCCCGGCTGATGACCGCCGCCGCGGTGCTCGCCCTCTCCGCGGCCTGCGGTGGACCCCTCGAGGAGACCGCGTCCCTCGACGACGCCCCCGGCACCCTCGAGGGCACGCTCGCCGGCGCCCTGACCAGCCGCACGGGCACGGTCTACATCCGCTTCGCCCACGAGATGAACGGCAACTGGTACCCCTGGAAGGTCACCTCGAGCGACGCGACGTCCTTCATCACCGCCTGGAAGCGCTACCGCGCGTTGCAGAAGGAGATCTTCCCGGCCGCCAAATTGGTGTTCAACGTCAACCGTGAGTCCGTGAGCTCGGGCATCGACTGGCGCAAGACGTTCCCCGGCGCCGCTTATGTCGATGTGATGGGCGTGGACTACTACAACCAGTACCCCTATGTCGCGACGGTGACCGACTGGAACAATGCCATCCAGCAGACCGACGGCTACGGCGCTCCCAAGGGTCTGGCCAGGCACCTCGAGTTCGCCAGGAGCGTGGGTCTGCCCCTGTCCATCTCCGAGTGGTCCGGCAACGCGGACAACGGTGACTCCCCCTTGTTCATCGAGCAGATGCACAACTTCTTCAAGGTCAACGGTGGCACCGGCGCCGGCAAGGTCCTCTACGAGGTCCTCTTCAACGTGGACAGGGACAACCGCCGCTGGATCCTCAACCCCAACACCCGCATGCCCAACTCCGCGGCGCGCTACGTGCAACTCTTCTGA
- a CDS encoding L-threonylcarbamoyladenylate synthase produces MAPVAPILEVNAEHPQPRHVQRAVDILSGGGVIAYPTDTYYGLGCDLGSKKGIERLYKLKGRDRKKPLSILCPDLSDVAKYAHVSNFAYRTMKGLTPGAFTFILEATRLMPEVMMSKQKQVGIRVPDSELARALAAGLGRPLVTTSATDLEGEPLTDARSIKDALGHGLDLILDAGVTLLEASTVVSLIGDQIEVLRQGKGQLD; encoded by the coding sequence ATGGCGCCAGTCGCACCCATCCTCGAGGTCAACGCGGAGCACCCCCAGCCCCGGCACGTGCAACGCGCCGTGGACATCCTCTCCGGCGGCGGCGTCATCGCCTACCCCACGGACACCTACTACGGCCTCGGGTGCGATCTCGGCTCGAAGAAGGGGATTGAACGGCTGTACAAGCTCAAGGGGCGCGACCGGAAGAAGCCCCTGTCCATCCTGTGTCCGGATCTCTCGGACGTGGCGAAGTACGCGCACGTGAGCAACTTCGCCTACCGGACCATGAAGGGGCTGACGCCCGGCGCCTTCACCTTCATCCTCGAGGCCACGCGGCTGATGCCCGAGGTGATGATGTCCAAGCAGAAGCAGGTGGGCATCCGGGTGCCGGACTCGGAGCTGGCGCGTGCGCTGGCCGCCGGGCTGGGCCGTCCCCTCGTCACCACCTCGGCCACGGACCTCGAGGGCGAGCCGCTCACCGACGCGCGGAGCATCAAGGACGCGCTCGGCCACGGGTTGGATCTCATCCTCGACGCGGGGGTGACGCTGCTGGAGGCCAGCACGGTGGTGTCGCTCATCGGCGATCAGATCGAGGTGTTGCGCCAGGGCAAGGGCCAGCTGGACTGA
- the glnD gene encoding [protein-PII] uridylyltransferase has protein sequence MSVPPIPSPPAATHHETFGSLPVFPSGGPADRLPRAREYLREASSRVEAFHRGGAAGLSTSRLLAATTDALVQGLFSELSAELNAPPGLALVSLGSYGRRELSPHSDLDLLLLRPPGVPEAAAAPLARAFPTLLWDLKRAVGWSARSPDECIRAADGDQTIRTAMLDARFLTGDAATFALFTQNVLPRLLTHRADAYIQEKAQELRARREKFGDSVFLLEPNLKQGEGGLRDLETALWIARVRFHTRGLTGLLQQSILPGPEVARLKAARDFLLRIRHHLHFLRGRKEDRLTFDLQEEVARFLGYQQGPVLPVESFMRDDYLAASAIRQAADALIARCEELSAARRVSLLPGRRLGPFRVFHGKLTVSDPALFTREPASMLDFVRTAEEHGLTLYSWARGQAVQALPALEAARATPAVTAAFKALFARPGTRGELLFELHDMGLLGAVVPEFGRVTAHHQHDLYHVYTVDVHTLFAVRRLYTLRAGDLVAQEPELSREMRELSDPLPLYLGMLLHDAGKGMGGDHSEKGRLLMVALGERLGLTARQREVAEFLVKEHLAMSHTAQRRDLSDPALIADFAQRVGDVEKLTCLYLLTWADISSVGPRMWTAWKGQLLRELYDKTRAHLVGRSAPTGGPLVRERFLARWARVLGEARALELEGSLPERYFLGTDPSRATLHGRLLARAARQPLAAALRHHPDAGSSELTLAARDRPGLLALLAGVLSAHRIDILSARIVSTSDGLALDVFDVRPPQGQRLERSRWRQARADLLRILTGAAPIEEVLRRRRAGALPQRHLPPVAPRVTVDNRASRDFTVVDVLARDRVGLLHAIASALTRSGASIALAKVSTEAHRAMDSFYVTREGARVEGAGGEAALVDAITAALEALEHEGSAPRH, from the coding sequence ATGAGCGTCCCGCCCATCCCGTCTCCCCCCGCGGCCACCCACCACGAGACCTTTGGCTCGCTCCCGGTGTTTCCCTCCGGTGGCCCCGCGGATCGTCTGCCCCGGGCCCGGGAGTACCTGCGCGAGGCTTCCTCCCGCGTCGAGGCCTTCCATCGCGGCGGCGCCGCCGGCCTGTCCACCAGCCGCCTTCTCGCCGCCACCACCGACGCGCTCGTCCAGGGCCTCTTCTCCGAGCTGTCCGCCGAGCTCAATGCCCCTCCGGGCCTCGCCCTCGTGTCCCTCGGCTCCTACGGCCGCCGCGAGCTGTCCCCCCACTCGGACCTGGATCTGCTCCTCCTGCGCCCCCCGGGTGTCCCCGAGGCCGCCGCCGCGCCGCTCGCTCGCGCCTTCCCCACGCTCCTGTGGGACTTGAAGCGCGCCGTCGGCTGGAGCGCCCGCTCGCCCGACGAATGCATCCGCGCCGCCGACGGCGACCAGACCATCCGCACCGCGATGCTCGACGCGCGCTTCCTCACCGGCGACGCCGCCACCTTCGCGCTCTTCACCCAGAACGTCCTGCCCCGGCTGCTCACCCACCGCGCTGACGCCTACATCCAGGAGAAGGCCCAGGAGCTGCGCGCCCGCCGCGAGAAGTTCGGCGACTCCGTCTTCCTGCTCGAGCCCAACCTCAAGCAGGGGGAGGGGGGCCTGCGCGATCTGGAGACGGCCCTGTGGATCGCCCGGGTGCGCTTCCACACGCGCGGCCTCACCGGTCTGCTTCAGCAGTCCATCCTCCCGGGCCCGGAGGTGGCGCGCCTCAAGGCCGCGCGCGACTTCCTGCTTCGCATCCGCCACCACCTGCACTTCCTGCGCGGACGCAAGGAAGACCGGCTCACGTTCGACTTGCAGGAGGAGGTGGCGCGCTTCCTCGGCTACCAGCAGGGGCCCGTGCTGCCCGTGGAATCCTTCATGCGCGATGACTACCTCGCCGCCAGCGCCATCCGCCAGGCCGCCGACGCGCTCATCGCCCGCTGCGAGGAGCTGAGCGCCGCGCGCCGCGTCTCCTTGCTCCCGGGGCGCCGGCTGGGTCCCTTCCGCGTCTTCCACGGCAAGCTCACCGTGTCCGACCCCGCGCTGTTCACCCGCGAGCCCGCCTCGATGCTCGACTTCGTGCGCACCGCCGAGGAGCACGGCCTGACGCTCTACTCGTGGGCCCGGGGGCAGGCGGTGCAGGCCCTGCCCGCGCTGGAGGCCGCCCGCGCCACGCCCGCCGTCACCGCCGCCTTCAAGGCCCTCTTCGCCCGGCCCGGCACCCGGGGCGAGCTCCTCTTCGAGCTGCATGACATGGGGCTGCTCGGCGCGGTGGTGCCCGAGTTCGGCCGCGTCACCGCCCACCACCAGCACGACCTGTACCATGTGTACACCGTCGACGTGCACACGCTCTTCGCCGTGCGCCGCCTCTACACCCTGCGCGCTGGAGACCTGGTGGCGCAGGAGCCCGAGCTGTCGCGCGAGATGCGCGAGCTGTCGGACCCGCTCCCGCTCTACCTGGGCATGCTCCTGCACGACGCGGGCAAGGGCATGGGGGGAGACCACTCGGAGAAGGGCCGCCTGTTGATGGTGGCGCTCGGCGAGCGGCTGGGCCTCACCGCGCGCCAGCGCGAGGTGGCCGAGTTCCTCGTGAAGGAGCACCTGGCGATGAGCCACACCGCGCAGCGCCGCGACCTGAGCGATCCGGCGCTCATCGCCGACTTCGCCCAGCGGGTGGGGGACGTGGAGAAGCTCACCTGTCTCTACCTGCTCACCTGGGCGGACATCAGCTCGGTGGGGCCGCGCATGTGGACGGCGTGGAAGGGGCAACTGCTGCGCGAGCTGTATGACAAGACGCGCGCGCACCTGGTGGGCCGGAGCGCGCCCACCGGTGGTCCGCTCGTGCGCGAGCGCTTCCTCGCGCGCTGGGCCCGCGTGCTCGGCGAGGCGCGGGCACTCGAGCTGGAAGGCAGCCTCCCCGAGCGCTACTTCCTCGGGACGGATCCCTCGCGCGCCACACTCCATGGCCGGCTGCTCGCCCGGGCCGCGCGCCAGCCCCTGGCCGCCGCCCTGCGCCACCACCCGGACGCGGGCTCCAGCGAGCTCACCCTCGCGGCCCGGGACAGACCGGGTCTGCTCGCGTTGCTCGCCGGCGTGCTGTCCGCCCACCGCATCGACATCCTCTCCGCGCGCATCGTCTCCACCTCGGACGGGCTGGCGCTGGACGTGTTCGACGTGCGGCCTCCCCAGGGACAGCGCCTGGAGCGCTCGCGCTGGCGTCAGGCCCGGGCGGACCTCCTGCGGATCCTCACGGGCGCGGCCCCCATCGAGGAGGTGCTGCGCCGGCGCCGCGCGGGCGCGCTGCCGCAGCGGCACCTGCCCCCCGTGGCGCCCCGGGTGACGGTGGACAACCGCGCCTCGCGGGACTTCACCGTGGTGGATGTGCTGGCGCGCGATCGCGTGGGCCTGCTGCACGCCATCGCCTCGGCCCTCACGCGCTCGGGAGCGAGCATCGCCCTGGCCAAGGTGTCCACCGAGGCCCACCGCGCCATGGACTCGTTCTACGTCACGCGCGAGGGCGCCCGGGTGGAAGGCGCGGGAGGGGAGGCGGCCCTCGTGGACGCCATCACCGCCGCCCTGGAGGCCCTGGAGCACGAGGGCTCCGCCCCGCGGCACTGA
- a CDS encoding cation:proton antiporter, protein MKPALMRLLLLLVLLAAISRAQLWRVDTGTSVALAAGALLLCGLFAGKVAKGVGLPRLTGYLLVGVAVGPYALGFIPGAGVKGLELVKGLAVSLIALVAGTELEWGLIRRVGIKVVTLCCLVCGITFLVIFGALLALRPWLPFLASMTLAQALAVSALISMVVVSFSPTVTIAIVQETAARGSFTEFLMALVIIGDLVVMVGFAVAAGLARASFGGGLDVGGLVTGVGWELFGSMVVGAVLALCLLLYMRQVKRELPLFLVGLCFASAEAGARMHLSPLMVSLSAGALIVNLDPREGERIHHAIQRAGLPIFALFFAAAGAGLQLSTLFMVGPAAMLLVVLRAVAIYGSCRHFAPAEDPRLRQNLWMGLISQAGVTFGLAALVSRTFPTFGPQVEVLIVAMITAHELIGPVLTRRAIQRSGESHADESPGAA, encoded by the coding sequence ATGAAGCCCGCGCTGATGCGCCTGCTGTTGTTGCTGGTGCTGCTCGCGGCGATCTCCCGGGCCCAGCTGTGGCGGGTGGACACGGGCACGTCGGTGGCGCTGGCCGCCGGGGCGCTGCTGCTGTGTGGCCTGTTCGCGGGCAAGGTGGCCAAGGGCGTGGGGCTGCCCCGGCTCACGGGCTACCTGCTGGTGGGCGTGGCGGTGGGGCCGTACGCGCTGGGCTTCATTCCCGGCGCGGGGGTGAAGGGGTTGGAGCTGGTCAAGGGGCTCGCGGTGAGCCTCATCGCGCTGGTGGCGGGCACGGAGCTGGAGTGGGGGCTCATCCGCCGGGTGGGCATCAAGGTGGTGACCCTGTGCTGCCTGGTGTGTGGCATCACCTTCCTGGTCATCTTCGGCGCGCTCCTCGCGCTCCGGCCGTGGCTGCCCTTCCTCGCGTCCATGACGCTGGCGCAGGCGCTGGCCGTCAGCGCGCTCATCTCCATGGTGGTGGTGTCCTTCTCGCCCACCGTCACCATCGCCATCGTGCAGGAGACGGCCGCGCGCGGCTCCTTCACCGAGTTCCTCATGGCGCTCGTCATCATCGGCGACCTGGTCGTCATGGTGGGCTTCGCCGTGGCGGCGGGCCTGGCGCGGGCGAGCTTCGGCGGCGGGCTGGACGTGGGCGGGCTGGTGACGGGGGTGGGGTGGGAGTTGTTCGGCTCCATGGTGGTGGGCGCCGTGCTGGCGCTGTGCCTGCTGCTGTACATGCGGCAGGTCAAGCGCGAGCTGCCCCTGTTCCTGGTGGGGCTGTGCTTCGCCTCGGCGGAGGCCGGCGCGCGCATGCACCTGTCTCCGCTCATGGTGTCGCTGTCGGCCGGAGCGCTCATCGTCAACCTGGATCCGCGCGAGGGCGAGCGCATCCACCACGCCATCCAACGCGCGGGCCTGCCCATCTTCGCGCTCTTCTTCGCCGCGGCCGGCGCGGGGCTCCAGCTGAGCACGCTCTTCATGGTGGGGCCGGCGGCGATGCTGCTCGTGGTGTTGCGCGCCGTGGCCATCTATGGCTCGTGCCGGCACTTCGCTCCGGCGGAGGATCCCCGGCTGCGGCAGAACCTGTGGATGGGACTCATCTCCCAGGCGGGCGTCACCTTCGGTCTCGCGGCGCTCGTCTCGCGCACCTTCCCCACCTTCGGCCCCCAGGTGGAGGTGCTCATCGTGGCGATGATCACCGCGCACGAACTCATCGGCCCCGTCCTCACCCGGCGGGCCATCCAGCGCAGCGGCGAGTCCCACGCGGATGAGTCGCCGGGCGCGGCCTAG
- a CDS encoding general stress protein: MQQDKDNKGSMTVAEAGRKGGETVRNERGREFYETIGRKGGATVKAERGRSFYEEIGRKGGETVKAERGAKFYEEIGKKGGDRVKATRGPNFYEEIGRKGGQKVKKLIEEGKRAARALQEAQAGAAAAPAAPAAPAAEEERAPVAADEATPERTE; encoded by the coding sequence ATGCAACAGGACAAGGACAACAAGGGCAGCATGACGGTGGCTGAGGCGGGGCGTAAGGGCGGAGAGACCGTGCGCAACGAGCGAGGTCGCGAGTTCTACGAGACCATCGGCCGCAAGGGCGGCGCGACGGTGAAGGCCGAGCGCGGCCGTTCGTTCTACGAGGAGATCGGCCGCAAGGGCGGCGAGACGGTGAAGGCCGAGCGTGGCGCCAAGTTCTACGAGGAGATTGGCAAGAAGGGCGGAGACCGGGTGAAGGCCACGCGGGGACCGAACTTCTACGAGGAGATCGGCCGCAAGGGTGGGCAGAAGGTGAAGAAGCTCATCGAGGAGGGCAAGCGCGCGGCGCGAGCGCTGCAGGAGGCCCAGGCGGGCGCGGCGGCGGCTCCGGCGGCTCCAGCGGCTCCAGCGGCCGAGGAGGAGCGTGCGCCGGTGGCGGCCGACGAAGCCACCCCGGAGCGCACGGAGTAG
- a CDS encoding TetR/AcrR family transcriptional regulator produces the protein MGRPSIREKIVEAALDRFHLLGYNACGVQEIVESAGALKGSFYNHFKSKEAMAVEAIERYGQSVGLDILMDETRDPVQRLRDHVDFLVTRLVHQDFERGCLIGSLGNELSHSAPLVREAVERALDQWTGLVEKALREAQRDGRLASGLDPARTARFLVNAWQGAVLRMKVVKNREPLDDYLEVTFRSILR, from the coding sequence GTGGGAAGACCCAGCATCCGGGAGAAGATCGTGGAGGCGGCCTTGGATCGCTTCCATCTGCTTGGTTACAACGCCTGCGGCGTTCAGGAGATCGTCGAGTCGGCGGGTGCGCTCAAGGGCTCCTTCTACAATCACTTCAAGTCCAAGGAAGCGATGGCCGTCGAGGCGATCGAGCGGTACGGCCAGAGTGTCGGCCTCGACATCCTGATGGACGAAACGCGCGATCCCGTGCAGCGCTTGCGCGACCACGTCGACTTCCTGGTGACGCGCCTCGTCCACCAGGACTTCGAGCGCGGCTGTTTGATCGGCAGTCTGGGCAACGAGCTTTCCCACAGCGCGCCCCTCGTTCGCGAGGCGGTCGAACGCGCCCTGGATCAGTGGACCGGGCTCGTGGAGAAGGCCTTGCGCGAGGCGCAGCGCGACGGGCGGCTCGCGAGCGGACTGGATCCCGCGCGGACCGCGCGCTTTCTCGTGAATGCCTGGCAGGGAGCGGTCCTGAGGATGAAGGTCGTCAAGAACCGGGAGCCCCTGGACGACTACCTCGAAGTCACGTTCCGCTCCATCCTCCGCTGA
- the xerD gene encoding site-specific tyrosine recombinase XerD, which translates to MEAYLDAFIAFIRAERGLSGKTVDAYAADLAVYFAELKQRDITQPERVKAEDILRHLSALNARGLSRRSQARHLAAIRGFHRFLVAEKYVEKDATEDIDTPRSARKLPVFLTLEEVEQLLAAPEERTPVGQRDKAMLEVLYATGLRVSELVGLGINDIQLSAGYLVAKGKGSKERIVPVGTIAAEKVQAYLEGARPVLLGKHESKALFVTPRGDGFTRQGFWKLLKRYALKAGIRKPLSPHKLRHSFATHLVERGADLRAVQAMLGHADLATTQIYTHVNSARLRAVYDHAHPRGDDVRGRGGSMGGKAPARKPARKT; encoded by the coding sequence ATGGAAGCCTATCTGGATGCGTTCATCGCCTTCATCCGCGCGGAGCGGGGACTGTCGGGCAAGACGGTGGATGCCTACGCGGCGGACCTGGCGGTGTACTTCGCGGAGCTCAAGCAGCGGGACATCACCCAGCCCGAGCGCGTCAAGGCCGAGGACATCCTCCGCCACCTGTCGGCGCTCAACGCCCGGGGGCTGTCGCGCCGCAGCCAGGCGCGGCACCTGGCGGCCATCCGTGGCTTCCACCGCTTCCTGGTGGCCGAGAAGTACGTGGAGAAGGATGCCACCGAGGACATCGACACGCCCCGCTCGGCGCGCAAGCTGCCCGTCTTCCTCACCCTGGAGGAGGTGGAGCAGTTGCTCGCCGCGCCCGAGGAGCGCACCCCCGTGGGTCAGCGCGACAAGGCGATGCTGGAGGTGCTCTACGCCACGGGCCTGCGCGTGAGCGAGTTGGTGGGGCTGGGCATCAACGACATCCAGCTGAGCGCGGGCTACCTGGTGGCCAAGGGCAAGGGCTCCAAGGAGCGCATCGTCCCGGTGGGCACCATCGCCGCGGAGAAGGTCCAGGCGTACCTGGAGGGCGCGCGGCCGGTGCTGCTGGGCAAGCACGAGTCCAAGGCCCTCTTCGTCACCCCCCGGGGAGATGGCTTCACCCGGCAGGGCTTCTGGAAGCTGCTCAAGCGCTACGCGCTCAAGGCCGGCATCCGCAAGCCGCTGTCGCCGCACAAGCTGCGCCACTCGTTCGCCACGCACCTGGTGGAGCGCGGCGCGGACCTGCGCGCGGTGCAGGCCATGCTGGGCCACGCGGACCTGGCCACCACGCAGATCTACACCCACGTCAACAGCGCCCGCCTGCGCGCGGTGTATGACCACGCCCATCCCCGAGGAGATGACGTGCGCGGACGGGGCGGCAGCATGGGCGGCAAGGCACCCGCGCGCAAACCCGCCCGCAAGACGTAG